From one Lysinibacillus sp. G4S2 genomic stretch:
- a CDS encoding DUF3883 domain-containing protein, producing MGNFIVMQNKSHKEEISGGYMWSPQKDKNGNRKHAYERMATIRTGNKIYSCYDQAIRAVGIALSDCYIAEQPQELKVKKLWSNEGYRVDVDYTILEQPIMIKDVWEDMQSDRPEKYSAFKESGQGNLAYLFPCPETWASLFDSFINEGSLEPEPEPEPEPEPEPEPEPEPEPEPEPEPELIEDGEINEEMFATSSYEQGESRVSNKVAGSANKRGRVVSQQQLQKDLKKRKKIGDIAEQKVFEYVKKKVIEVFGEKYGEQVEHVAQTQGDGLGYDITAFDYLQPQFPPRPIKIEVKGTTSTSTSAVYSISYPELEKFIQYKDEIWLVRVYGVGKNREMKMEIDNDFSSYNSVSDLLTRKYAYIPSTIDVYGTRVEDK from the coding sequence ATGGGTAATTTTATTGTAATGCAAAATAAGTCACATAAAGAGGAAATTAGCGGGGGATATATGTGGTCTCCACAAAAGGATAAAAACGGAAATCGAAAGCATGCATATGAACGAATGGCTACAATTAGGACTGGTAATAAAATTTACAGTTGTTACGATCAAGCAATTCGTGCAGTAGGCATAGCACTTTCAGATTGTTATATTGCAGAACAACCTCAAGAGCTTAAGGTGAAAAAACTATGGTCAAATGAGGGATATAGGGTAGATGTAGATTACACAATTTTAGAACAACCAATAATGATAAAAGATGTTTGGGAAGATATGCAATCTGATCGTCCAGAAAAATATTCAGCCTTTAAAGAAAGTGGACAAGGAAATCTGGCTTACTTATTTCCTTGCCCAGAAACTTGGGCTAGCTTGTTTGACAGCTTTATTAACGAAGGTAGCTTAGAACCAGAACCAGAACCAGAACCAGAACCAGAACCAGAACCAGAACCAGAACCAGAACCAGAACCAGAACCAGAACCAGAACCAGAACTAATAGAAGATGGTGAAATTAACGAGGAAATGTTTGCGACTTCTAGTTACGAGCAGGGAGAGTCTAGAGTTAGTAATAAGGTAGCGGGTAGTGCAAATAAACGTGGCCGAGTAGTTAGTCAACAACAGCTACAAAAAGACTTGAAAAAGCGTAAAAAAATCGGTGATATTGCAGAGCAAAAAGTATTTGAATATGTGAAAAAGAAAGTAATAGAAGTATTCGGTGAAAAATATGGAGAACAGGTAGAGCATGTAGCGCAAACACAAGGTGACGGACTAGGATACGATATTACAGCGTTCGATTATTTACAGCCACAGTTTCCTCCAAGACCAATTAAAATTGAAGTAAAGGGTACAACATCAACAAGTACAAGCGCGGTCTATTCAATTTCTTATCCTGAATTAGAAAAATTCATTCAGTATAAAGATGAAATATGGCTAGTGCGTGTATATGGAGTAGGCAAGAATCGAGAGATGAAAATGGAAATAGATAATGATTTTAGTAGTTATAATTCAGTAAGTGATTTATTGACACGTAAGTATGCATATATTCCATCAACAATTGATGTATATGGCACACGAGTGGAGGACAAATAG
- a CDS encoding Holliday junction resolvase RecU, which produces MKSHKGKSIPFGAIQSYQIESLYRFSNIDGVKAGFVFNFRDVNETYYIEAVSVYHFYNGRERKSFSLDWVKENGIAIPQELKRTRFKYNLSNLLN; this is translated from the coding sequence TTGAAGAGTCACAAAGGAAAATCCATTCCATTTGGAGCCATCCAATCCTATCAAATCGAATCATTGTACCGATTCAGCAACATAGATGGTGTAAAGGCTGGATTTGTATTCAACTTTAGGGATGTGAATGAGACGTATTATATAGAGGCTGTATCTGTATATCATTTTTATAATGGAAGGGAACGTAAGAGTTTTTCATTGGATTGGGTAAAAGAAAATGGAATTGCCATTCCACAGGAGCTTAAACGGACAAGATTTAAATATAACTTGAGTAATCTACTCAATTAG
- a CDS encoding helix-turn-helix transcriptional regulator: protein MTDIVKVVGEKIRYLRKERGLSQEELAYRASLHNTYIGQLERGEKNATIESLTKICTALEITLEELFDDNESHPKVLSFELEEMIRLLEGRSKKDQRAALKFIESLIAWKDNE from the coding sequence ATGACGGATATAGTTAAAGTAGTTGGCGAAAAAATCCGCTATTTACGTAAAGAACGTGGACTAAGCCAAGAAGAACTAGCATATCGTGCTTCCTTGCATAACACATATATTGGGCAACTCGAACGTGGAGAAAAGAACGCTACAATCGAGAGCCTTACAAAAATATGCACAGCTTTAGAAATTACATTAGAAGAGCTATTTGATGATAACGAAAGCCATCCAAAAGTGCTTAGCTTTGAATTAGAGGAAATGATACGTCTGTTAGAAGGTCGTTCTAAGAAAGATCAAAGAGCCGCTTTAAAGTTTATTGAGTCTTTAATTGCTTGGAAAGATAATGAGTAG
- a CDS encoding SprT family zinc-dependent metalloprotease produces MEKHQIHFGNQFIDFFVERKDVKNVNLNIKPDMTVHVSANEKVPLNFIYDFVKSKGQWIIKHIKQFEEVLPLKQNEREYVSGESFKYLGKQYRLRVEQSTNETVKYFRGFIYLQLQNPTDFSKKEKMMDAWYKEKAYKVFGESLNKMLVLIEKYGVERPSLEIRMMKARWGSAQIDNKTILINTELIKAPKYCIDYVILHELVHFKYNNHSDSFYNMLFTLMPDWEKRKKILDEEIVREL; encoded by the coding sequence ATGGAGAAACATCAAATTCACTTTGGCAATCAGTTTATTGATTTTTTCGTTGAAAGAAAAGATGTCAAAAATGTGAATTTAAACATTAAGCCTGATATGACGGTTCATGTCTCAGCTAATGAAAAAGTTCCTTTGAATTTTATATATGATTTTGTGAAAAGTAAAGGTCAATGGATTATAAAGCATATAAAACAATTTGAAGAAGTGCTCCCGCTAAAGCAGAACGAGCGTGAATACGTGAGTGGTGAGTCGTTCAAATACTTAGGGAAACAATATCGTTTACGCGTTGAACAGTCAACAAATGAAACGGTGAAGTATTTTCGAGGTTTTATATATTTACAGCTCCAAAATCCAACAGACTTCTCGAAAAAAGAGAAAATGATGGATGCCTGGTATAAGGAAAAGGCATATAAAGTATTTGGCGAGTCATTAAATAAGATGCTGGTATTAATTGAAAAGTACGGCGTTGAAAGACCATCGCTCGAAATTCGAATGATGAAGGCCCGCTGGGGTTCAGCACAAATCGATAACAAGACGATTTTGATTAATACGGAGCTTATTAAGGCCCCTAAATACTGCATTGATTATGTTATCTTACACGAATTAGTTCACTTTAAGTACAACAATCATAGCGATAGCTTTTATAATATGTTATTTACGCTAATGCCAGATTGGGAAAAGCGTAAGAAAATATTAGACGAAGAAATTGTACGTGAACTTTAA
- a CDS encoding Na+/H+ antiporter NhaC family protein yields the protein MKKENPWALIPFVVFLILFIGSGVITGDFYAFPVIVAISISGAVALAMNRKESFSRKVDIFCKGAGNLNVMMMVVIFLLAGAFSAVAKGMGAVDSTVNFALSVIPPNLLVVGLFIIACFISLSMGTSVGTIVALAPIGVGISEHIELSMALVMAAIVGGSMFGDNLSIISDTTITAVRSQGAQMKDKFKVNFWIVLPAAIITSIILGVITMGETAQVEHLSYSWVKIVPYVLVIILALAGMNVFLVLTLGIVLAGAVGLADGSYHLMSLMQTIGEGMSGMYEMAFLAILIAGMVEVIKFNGGIDFLLHLATRRIKSKKGAEFGIAGLVGLTNLSTANNTIAILIAGPLAKNIADQYGIEPRKSASILDIFSCTIQGLLPYGAQFLAAASVAGISPVSILQYSYYPILIGICGIIAILIGYPKQKKA from the coding sequence ATGAAGAAAGAGAATCCATGGGCACTGATCCCATTTGTTGTTTTTTTAATTTTATTTATTGGTTCAGGGGTTATTACAGGTGATTTTTATGCCTTTCCTGTCATTGTAGCCATTTCCATTTCGGGTGCTGTGGCTCTGGCGATGAATCGAAAAGAGTCGTTTTCGCGAAAGGTTGATATTTTTTGCAAAGGCGCAGGAAATTTAAATGTCATGATGATGGTTGTTATTTTTCTCTTGGCTGGAGCCTTTTCAGCAGTAGCAAAAGGCATGGGGGCAGTGGACTCCACTGTTAATTTTGCTTTATCGGTCATTCCGCCAAACCTACTTGTCGTAGGCTTGTTCATCATTGCCTGCTTTATCTCCCTATCAATGGGTACATCTGTGGGAACGATTGTTGCACTGGCGCCAATTGGAGTTGGAATAAGCGAGCATATCGAACTTTCCATGGCTTTAGTAATGGCAGCGATTGTTGGCGGTTCGATGTTTGGCGATAATTTATCCATTATTTCAGATACGACAATTACTGCCGTTCGTTCACAAGGCGCACAAATGAAGGATAAATTTAAGGTGAATTTTTGGATTGTGTTGCCGGCAGCTATTATAACGAGCATTATTTTAGGGGTTATCACAATGGGTGAAACGGCACAAGTAGAGCATTTAAGCTATAGTTGGGTAAAAATTGTTCCTTATGTTTTGGTTATTATTTTAGCGTTAGCAGGAATGAATGTTTTCCTTGTTCTGACATTGGGCATTGTTCTCGCCGGGGCTGTTGGTTTAGCGGATGGTAGCTATCATTTGATGAGCCTTATGCAAACGATTGGCGAAGGAATGTCAGGCATGTATGAAATGGCATTTCTTGCGATATTAATAGCTGGAATGGTAGAGGTTATTAAGTTTAACGGAGGAATTGACTTCCTACTTCACCTTGCAACACGAAGAATTAAATCGAAAAAGGGTGCTGAATTTGGGATTGCCGGCCTTGTGGGCTTAACAAATTTATCTACGGCCAATAATACGATTGCTATTTTAATTGCTGGCCCACTTGCAAAAAACATTGCTGACCAATATGGGATTGAGCCGAGAAAGTCCGCAAGTATTTTAGATATTTTCTCCTGTACTATCCAAGGTCTTCTGCCATATGGAGCCCAATTCCTTGCAGCTGCAAGCGTAGCCGGAATATCGCCAGTGAGCATCCTTCAATACTCTTACTATCCGATTTTGATAGGAATTTGCGGGATTATCGCTATCCTTATTGGATACCCGAAACAGAAGAAAGCTTGA
- a CDS encoding DUF2442 domain-containing protein: MRITFVIPTRNFKLLLVFDKQEYRIVDIRKFLKDDSGLLAEVRDNLELFLQVTLDDIAGTVCWPNGVDFEPAVLYQKSKDVDFF, encoded by the coding sequence ATGAGAATTACTTTTGTCATCCCAACACGAAATTTTAAATTGCTATTGGTGTTTGATAAGCAAGAATATCGTATAGTGGATATTCGAAAATTTTTAAAAGATGATAGTGGTTTATTGGCTGAGGTAAGGGACAATTTGGAGTTATTTTTACAAGTTACCTTGGATGATATTGCTGGGACAGTTTGTTGGCCAAATGGAGTAGATTTTGAGCCTGCTGTACTATATCAAAAAAGCAAGGATGTTGACTTTTTTTAA
- a CDS encoding Abi family protein, whose protein sequence is MKPFKTHNQQLTLLRSRNMVISDGSKAKRILESEGYYNVINGYKDLFLVKNGIGIPVNPELYIQNTKFEEVHALYVFDRELRNTLLKYLLIFEKDIKSKISYRFPEKFSSANAYLDIRSFTNNPDQLKQIVELISIITSTISKHAKRKDSPIKHYLDNHQEVPLWVLSNQLTIGNINNFYECIDDGLKDLIAKDYSTSYRRNYNLSAHIPKETLMDVLKTVNMFRNVCAHEERLYCFKLNRRARSNHISNLLNIPTSLLVGNLFTVVAQLKLVLTKKNFNELLRSIKELFLKFEGKFSTITFDDIKLVMGFQPNWESLF, encoded by the coding sequence ATGAAGCCATTTAAAACACATAATCAACAATTAACTTTACTTAGATCAAGAAACATGGTAATTTCTGATGGTTCAAAAGCTAAACGGATTCTCGAAAGTGAAGGTTATTATAATGTTATTAATGGTTACAAGGATCTATTTTTGGTTAAAAATGGAATTGGCATCCCCGTTAATCCTGAGTTATACATACAAAATACTAAATTTGAAGAAGTACATGCACTTTATGTGTTTGATCGAGAATTAAGAAATACTTTATTGAAATATTTATTGATTTTTGAAAAAGATATAAAGTCTAAAATTTCATATAGGTTTCCTGAAAAGTTCTCGAGTGCTAATGCATATCTTGATATAAGAAGTTTTACAAATAACCCAGATCAACTCAAGCAAATTGTTGAATTAATATCAATTATCACAAGTACTATTTCAAAGCATGCTAAGCGTAAAGATAGTCCTATAAAGCATTATCTTGATAATCATCAAGAAGTACCATTATGGGTACTTTCAAACCAATTAACAATAGGAAACATCAATAATTTTTATGAGTGCATTGATGATGGTCTAAAAGATTTAATTGCCAAAGATTATTCTACTAGTTATAGAAGGAACTACAATCTTTCTGCTCACATTCCAAAAGAAACGTTAATGGATGTTTTAAAGACTGTTAATATGTTTAGAAATGTTTGTGCACACGAAGAAAGGTTATATTGTTTTAAATTAAACAGACGGGCAAGGAGTAATCATATTTCCAATTTACTGAACATTCCTACTAGTTTACTCGTGGGGAATTTATTTACAGTTGTTGCTCAGCTGAAGTTAGTTTTAACTAAAAAAAATTTCAATGAATTATTAAGAAGCATAAAGGAATTATTTTTAAAGTTTGAAGGGAAATTTTCTACAATTACTTTTGATGATATTAAATTAGTTATGGGTTTTCAGCCTAATTGGGAGTCTTTATTCTAA
- a CDS encoding phage/plasmid primase, P4 family — translation MYKNIPEELKNTKQWICYKAIPRGEKITKVPVHPISGNPIDANNKGNWLTFEEARVYAGGNKVTGIGFVFTDNDDFVGIDIDGCVDVNGKFNQVSMEILNCFKKKAYAEYSPSGRGIHLIVKGEKTNQRSKNSVYGLEVYSDKRYFTVTGNVIEEYGEINWCSNEIEYICNKFLEKEEKQQEMALLVTEKESFQHTTNELLEVMFSKKNGDRLKNLFEGTWQQHYQSQSEADLAFCNALAFYTKKNHNKMNEIFRQSGLFRKKWDTIHYADGRTYGDAVIEEAINSTQITYTHTNNTKQNENKVKIISEMKSAEKEIPKWYIKGTNSLSFMPGILAKHLAETENLIYTSERFFQYDKGVYCELTLQKMKKVIQEHLLVEHSKAHHIQDTLEQLKNRVVFEGDIFDSPILINKINFKNGIYNIRSQSLEPHSPEIKTAIQINADYNRFAQCPNFLQFINQSLTQMDVLIAQELLGYLLVPETVAEKAYILYGPGRTGKSTFLKLIEFIIGKKHISNVPLQDLSQKFKTGLLFGKLANIYADLPNKALQDTGIFKTLVSGDTIVAEEKFQSPFSFSNKARLLFSCNELPANYVDRTDGFFRRLIILPFLKQVEESKIDTALLSKLQNEIDGIVQWALEGLIRLMDNNYQFTKSDTTQNLLNEYRKQSNNVIWFVEEYCELLVEASEYSINLYQRYKRTCIENNMQPISQTKFNKSLEIEYGRNVIKTEDSNKRVIFKGIRTRKK, via the coding sequence ATGTATAAAAACATCCCTGAAGAATTAAAGAATACGAAGCAATGGATTTGCTATAAAGCAATCCCAAGAGGAGAAAAGATAACTAAAGTGCCAGTCCATCCTATTAGTGGGAATCCAATAGATGCAAACAATAAAGGAAACTGGCTTACCTTTGAGGAAGCCAGGGTATATGCAGGAGGAAATAAAGTAACTGGCATTGGATTCGTTTTTACAGATAATGATGATTTTGTTGGAATTGATATTGATGGATGTGTTGATGTAAATGGGAAATTCAATCAAGTATCTATGGAGATATTAAATTGTTTTAAAAAGAAGGCTTATGCTGAATATTCTCCAAGTGGAAGAGGCATCCATCTTATTGTAAAAGGAGAAAAGACAAACCAACGCTCTAAAAATAGTGTATATGGCTTAGAAGTATATAGTGATAAACGATATTTTACGGTAACAGGCAACGTGATAGAAGAATATGGGGAGATTAACTGGTGTTCAAATGAAATTGAATATATTTGTAACAAATTTTTGGAGAAGGAGGAGAAGCAACAAGAGATGGCATTATTAGTAACAGAAAAAGAAAGTTTTCAACATACAACCAACGAATTATTAGAGGTGATGTTTTCTAAGAAGAATGGAGATAGGCTGAAAAATCTTTTTGAAGGAACATGGCAACAACACTATCAATCCCAAAGTGAAGCTGATTTAGCATTCTGTAACGCATTAGCGTTTTATACCAAAAAAAACCACAATAAAATGAATGAAATCTTTCGACAATCGGGGCTTTTCCGTAAAAAATGGGATACAATTCACTATGCAGACGGCAGAACATACGGAGATGCCGTCATCGAAGAAGCTATTAACAGCACACAAATAACCTATACACATACTAATAATACTAAACAAAATGAAAATAAAGTGAAGATAATAAGTGAAATGAAATCTGCAGAGAAGGAGATTCCGAAGTGGTATATAAAGGGAACGAATTCACTAAGCTTTATGCCTGGCATTTTGGCTAAACATCTTGCAGAAACGGAGAATCTTATTTATACAAGTGAACGCTTCTTTCAGTATGATAAAGGGGTCTATTGTGAATTAACCTTACAAAAAATGAAAAAGGTGATTCAGGAACATTTGTTAGTAGAGCATAGTAAGGCCCATCATATTCAAGATACGTTGGAACAATTAAAAAATAGGGTAGTGTTTGAGGGAGATATCTTTGATTCTCCAATACTAATCAATAAAATTAATTTCAAAAATGGAATCTATAATATTCGTAGCCAAAGTCTTGAACCACATTCTCCTGAAATAAAGACTGCAATACAAATTAATGCGGACTATAATAGATTTGCCCAATGTCCAAACTTTCTTCAATTTATTAATCAATCACTTACGCAAATGGATGTACTCATTGCACAAGAATTACTGGGATATCTTTTAGTTCCAGAGACGGTCGCTGAAAAAGCTTATATTCTATATGGTCCTGGTAGAACAGGAAAATCAACCTTTTTAAAACTAATTGAATTCATAATCGGGAAAAAACATATTAGCAATGTTCCCTTACAAGATTTATCTCAAAAATTTAAAACGGGACTACTGTTTGGAAAACTTGCAAATATATATGCAGATTTACCGAATAAAGCACTTCAAGATACAGGTATCTTTAAGACCTTAGTTAGCGGAGATACAATTGTGGCGGAAGAAAAATTCCAATCACCATTTTCTTTCAGCAATAAAGCAAGATTACTATTTTCCTGTAATGAACTTCCAGCCAATTACGTGGATAGAACAGATGGATTTTTTAGACGGCTAATCATCCTCCCATTTCTAAAGCAAGTTGAAGAATCGAAAATTGACACAGCCTTACTAAGCAAATTGCAGAATGAAATTGATGGAATTGTCCAATGGGCTTTAGAAGGATTAATACGTTTAATGGATAACAATTACCAGTTTACTAAAAGCGATACAACACAAAATCTCTTGAATGAATATCGTAAGCAAAGTAATAATGTGATTTGGTTCGTAGAGGAGTATTGCGAGCTATTAGTTGAGGCATCTGAATATAGTATTAATCTCTATCAGCGTTATAAAAGAACGTGTATTGAAAATAATATGCAACCTATATCTCAGACAAAGTTTAATAAATCACTTGAAATAGAATATGGTCGAAATGTTATTAAAACAGAGGACTCTAACAAAAGAGTTATTTTCAAAGGAATCCGAACTCGTAAAAAATAA
- a CDS encoding DegV family protein, whose product MGMKIAWVTDTAALLDEKFIQDNQIHVLPLNIVFEEEALRETVDMTHDQFYEKLRNAKKNPKTSQPAIGEVVDLYKSLKEQGYTCAIAIHTSQHLSGTYQSAFTAADQAEFEVYPVDSKIGSFPMMKMIEIGQQLEREGFEPGYIVERINEMTDNSELSFIPASLSQLHKSGRVSGTQAFLSNLLNIKVVISFEDGKPVMKEKVRATTRAKTYVQNVLNTDLEKSIIPEVAIIHCNDEEGATAWKKALENEYPHINFSVLPLSACVAVHAGEGTLGLSWVRLPELAPLKQKIADLVTI is encoded by the coding sequence ATGGGAATGAAAATTGCATGGGTTACAGATACAGCAGCATTGTTAGATGAAAAGTTCATACAGGACAATCAAATTCACGTATTACCACTTAATATAGTGTTCGAAGAAGAGGCTTTACGCGAAACTGTTGATATGACACATGATCAGTTTTACGAAAAACTACGAAATGCTAAAAAAAATCCAAAGACATCACAACCTGCTATTGGTGAAGTTGTAGACTTATATAAATCATTAAAAGAACAAGGGTATACATGTGCAATTGCAATTCATACCTCTCAACATCTTTCGGGCACTTATCAAAGCGCTTTCACAGCAGCTGATCAAGCTGAATTTGAAGTATATCCAGTGGATTCAAAAATCGGGTCATTTCCCATGATGAAAATGATTGAAATCGGTCAGCAGTTAGAGCGTGAAGGTTTTGAACCTGGCTATATTGTTGAAAGAATCAATGAGATGACAGATAACAGTGAGCTTTCATTTATTCCGGCTAGCTTATCACAATTACATAAAAGTGGTCGAGTTTCAGGGACTCAAGCATTTTTAAGTAACTTGTTGAATATTAAAGTTGTCATATCATTTGAAGATGGGAAGCCCGTTATGAAAGAAAAAGTACGCGCTACGACTAGAGCTAAAACATATGTACAAAATGTTTTAAATACAGATCTAGAAAAAAGTATTATCCCTGAAGTTGCAATTATTCACTGTAATGATGAAGAAGGCGCAACCGCTTGGAAAAAAGCTTTAGAGAACGAATATCCGCACATAAACTTCTCCGTATTACCACTAAGTGCTTGTGTAGCGGTTCATGCAGGTGAAGGAACGCTTGGTTTAAGTTGGGTACGTCTACCAGAGCTTGCACCACTTAAGCAAAAGATAGCTGATTTAGTTACTATATAA
- a CDS encoding ParM/StbA family protein, translated as MKEHAFVAIDSGKYATKAIMEYKEKTYILIFRTKMQEVSDIGIDIQSNSFKVELDGKQYLLGDMVSENKSDFNLSKETLIHKLAIYTAIVELMKKANAYFHNVYLHVAVNVPITVYKNKTSKDSFKEYIENKNKTIYLRINDNAHVFNLNDLTICFEGMGLVFANTEEYSKYTTAVFDIGGLNTTYCIFNGIQPNFNSMTVSHLGINTLKARLEQELVQRYNKNVSANDLEQIIKKGYFSHMGKIDEESREIIQKIKAVHLEQILSYAKQHDYTFNQDKIIFSGGGALLLQQEIQNSFPNATTVINPQFANVKSFLEIIKVKYSS; from the coding sequence TTGAAAGAACATGCTTTTGTTGCAATAGATAGTGGTAAATACGCTACCAAAGCGATAATGGAATACAAGGAGAAAACATATATATTAATTTTCCGCACAAAAATGCAGGAGGTATCAGATATCGGGATTGATATACAATCGAATTCATTTAAAGTTGAGTTGGATGGTAAACAGTATCTATTAGGAGACATGGTTTCAGAAAACAAAAGTGACTTCAATCTCAGTAAAGAAACTTTAATCCACAAACTTGCGATTTATACAGCCATTGTAGAGTTAATGAAAAAGGCAAACGCTTATTTCCACAATGTTTATCTACATGTTGCTGTAAATGTTCCAATTACTGTATATAAAAATAAGACATCAAAAGATTCCTTTAAAGAATACATTGAAAATAAAAATAAAACCATTTACCTCCGTATAAATGATAATGCCCATGTATTCAACTTAAATGATTTGACAATTTGTTTTGAGGGGATGGGATTAGTTTTCGCAAACACAGAGGAGTATTCTAAGTACACCACTGCAGTCTTTGACATTGGAGGGCTTAATACTACTTACTGTATTTTCAACGGTATTCAGCCTAATTTTAATAGTATGACTGTTTCCCATCTGGGTATTAATACATTAAAAGCCAGGTTAGAACAGGAGCTTGTTCAACGATATAATAAAAACGTTTCTGCAAATGATTTAGAGCAAATCATAAAAAAAGGATACTTTAGTCATATGGGGAAAATTGACGAGGAAAGTAGAGAAATTATTCAAAAAATCAAGGCAGTCCATCTGGAGCAAATCTTGAGTTATGCCAAGCAACATGACTATACATTTAATCAAGATAAGATTATTTTTAGTGGTGGTGGTGCTCTATTATTACAACAAGAAATTCAAAATAGCTTTCCAAATGCAACAACTGTTATAAATCCTCAGTTCGCTAATGTGAAGAGTTTTTTAGAAATTATAAAGGTAAAATACTCTTCATGA
- a CDS encoding transposase domain-containing protein, with protein sequence MVHLQLLLKMHHTSAANAICLRLAETAKANGIDFYKYLVTLMTELPNLPIQQQPEILKNYMPWSKKIQATCAK encoded by the coding sequence TTGGTGCATCTACAACTTCTTTTAAAAATGCACCACACCTCTGCAGCGAATGCCATCTGTTTACGTTTGGCTGAAACGGCAAAAGCAAACGGCATCGATTTCTATAAATACCTAGTGACGTTAATGACAGAATTGCCAAATTTACCGATTCAACAGCAGCCAGAGATTTTAAAGAATTACATGCCTTGGTCGAAAAAAATCCAAGCTACATGTGCAAAATAG